Proteins encoded together in one Penicillium digitatum chromosome 1, complete sequence window:
- a CDS encoding Pyruvate dehydrogenase E1 beta subunit PdbA, putative, which translates to MAAPRLFRPTARLFSSRLASTALRSNLRQSACAPSILRRGYATEDGTKQVTVRDALNEALAEELEHNQKTFVLGEEVAQYNGAYKVTRGLLDRFGPKRVIDTPITEAGFCGIAVGAALAGLHPICEFMTFNFAMQAIDQIINSAAKTHYMSGGIQPCNITFRGPNGFAAGVGAQHSQDYSAWYGSIPGLKVVSPWSSEDAKGLLKAAIRDPNPVVVLENELLYGQSFPMSEAAQKNDFVLPLGKAKIERPGKDLTIVSVSRCVGQSLNAAAELKQKYGVDAEVINLRSIKPLDVETIVASLKKTGRIMVVESGYPMFGLSSEILALSMEYGFDYLTAPAVRVTGAEVPTPYAAGLEAMAFPQEDTIVSQAAKLLRL; encoded by the exons ATGGCAGCTCCCCGACTTTTCCGCCCAACAGCTCGTCTGTTTTCCTCGCGCCTTGCTTCCACTGCTCTGCGCTCGAATCTCCGCCAGTCCGCCTGTGCTCCTTCAATTCTGCGCCGCGGATATGCCACTGAGGATGGCACCAAGCAGGTCACCGTTCGTGATGCCTTGAACGAGGCCTTGGCAGAGGAGTTGGAACACAACCAGAAGACTTTCGTCCTCGGTGAAGAAGTCGCACAGTACAACGGAGC ATACAAGGTGACGAGGGGTCTGCTCGACCGCTTCGGTCCCAAGCGGGTTATCGATACCCCCATCACAGAGGCCGGCTTCTGTGGTATCGCCGTTGGTGCTGCCCTCGCTGGTCTGCACCCCATT TGCGAGTTCATGACCTTCAACTTCGCCATGCAGGCCATCGATCAGATTATCAACTCCGCCGCTAAGACTCACTACATGTCCGGTGGTATCCAACCTTGCAACATCACTTTCCGCGGTCCCAACGGTTTCGCCGCCGGTGTCGGTGCCCAGCACTCCCAGGATTACTCCGCCTGGTACGGCAGCATTCCTGGTTTGAAGGTTGTCTCCCCTTGGAGCTCCGAGGATGCCAAGGGTCTTCTGAAAGCTGCTATCCGTGACCCCAACCCCGTTGTGGTTCTCGAGAACGA GCTCCTGTACGGCCAGTCTTTCCCTATGAGCGAGGCTGCCCAGAAGAACGATTTCGTCCTGCCCCTTGGTAAGGCCAAGATTGAGCGCCCTGGAAAGGACCTTACCATTGTCTCCGTGTCTCGCTGCGTCGGTCAGTCCTTGAACGCCGCCGCCGAGCTCAAGCAGAAGTACGGCGTTGACGCCGAGGTTATCAACCTGCGCTCCATCAAGCCCCTCGATGTTGAGACCATCGTTGCCTCCCTCAAGAAGACTGGGCGCATCATGGTCGTTGAGTCTGGCTACCCCATGTTCGGTCTTTCGTCCGAGATCCTGGCTCTGTCCATGGAGTACGGCTTCGATTACCTGACCGCCCCTGCTGTCCGTGTCACCGGTGCTGAGGTTCCTACTCCTTACGCCGCTGGCCTTGAGGCCATGGCCTTCCCCCAGGAGGACACCATTGTCAGCCAGGCCGCCAAGCTTCTGCGCCTGTAA
- a CDS encoding putative phosphoesterase, C1039.02 type: MLSLLWLLPSALAAQPSAPDPISAPLRDLDFGQLNFLHTTDTHGWLAGHLQEPSYSADWGDYVSFTTHMREKAEAQGQDLLVIDTGDRVEGNGLYDSSEPKGIYLSDILQHLHIDLLTSGNHELYKQNTSEAEFLVTVPNFRGNYLASNIDIIHPTTKELVPLAPRFKKFTTKKQVQRVSSAIKEDWFQEAIRDKEVDLFLVVGHVPVHSPEYRAIFKEIRGIRWDTPIQFFGGHQHVRDYAQYDSKAFGLASGRFMETVGFMSIDGLASKTSHQSAAGPVFKRRYIDNNVFSYYHHTGLDQKTFPTEKGLNVSRLIAKARTDLRLDQVHGCAPRDLYMSRAKYPNPNSIYTWLETQVLGDLRDETRGDTPSLAIVNTGAMRFDIFKGPFTQDSTFIISPFTSTFRYVKDVPYEKAKLIVEVLNEQPQVLSADEFPLTTLGPLEQLAYPEDVIAQNWPEASEQIPISSPNLVPGYTTKDDAGTDGDDTIHSPISFYHVPNCIQSLKSINASETPKTVDLVYLDFIEKYIIQAAKFAGLDVDIAKESDVYMPDVSLTNLILEWVKKNWEC; this comes from the exons ATGTTGTCTTTGCTCTGGCTACTTCCGTCGGCACTCGCCGCTCAGCCCTCCGCGCCCGATCCCATCTCCGCTCCGCTGCGAGATCTGGATTTCGGGCAACTGAATTTCCTCCACACGACCGATACTCATGGTTGGCTGGCTGGTCATCTGCAGGA ACCGTCCTACTCCGCAGACTGGGGAGACTATGTATCGTTTACAACACACATGCGGGAAAAGGCTGAAGCACAAGGACAAGATCTACTCGTTATAGATACTGGTGACCGAGTCGAAGGGAACGGTCTTTATGACTCGTCCGAGCCCAAGGGTATCTACCTTTCAGACATCTTGCAGCACCTGCACATCGACTTGTTGACGTCGGGAAACCACGAACTTTACAAGCAAAACACATCGGAGGCTGAATTTCTGGTCACCGTTCCTAATTTCCGGGGCAACTATCTGGCTTCAAATATCGATATCATTCATCCGACCACCAAAGAGCTCGTGCCTTTAGCCCCGCGGTTTAAGAAGTTCACTACCAAGAAACAAG TTCAGAGAGTATCTTCTGCCATCAAAGAGGATTGGTTCCAAGAAGCTATTCGGGATAAAGAAGTGGATCTGTTTTTGGTGGTCGGCCATGTGCCTGTTCATTCGCCAGAATACCGGGCGATCTTCAAGGAGATCCGGGGAATTCGGTGGGATACTCCaatccaattctttggcggGCACCAGCATGTGCGTGACTATGCGCAGTATGATTCCAAAGCCTTTGGGCTAGCGAGTGGCCGATTCATGGAAACTGTTGGCTTCATGTCCATCGACGGCCTCGCTAGCAAAACAAGTCATCAGTCTGCTGCTGGACCCGTCTTCAAGCGCAGGTACATTGACAACAATGTCTTTTCTTATTATCACCACACTGGTCTTGATCAAAAGACCTTCCCAACCGAAAAGGGCCTCAATGTCTCCCGATTGATCGCCAAAGCACGGACCGACCTTCGTCTGGACCAAGTTCATGGATGTGCTCCACGTGATTTATATATGTCGCGAGCCAAGTATCCGAACCCCAACAGCATCTACACTTGGCTTGAGACTCAGGTTTTGGGTGACTTGAGGGATGAGACTCGTGGGGACACGCCTAGCCTAGCCATTGTTAATACGGGCGCTATGAGATTCGATATCTTCAAGGGGCCTTTCACCCAAGACTCGACTTTTATAATATCTCCATTCACTAGCACCTTCCGCTATGTGAAAGATGTCCCATATGAGAAGGCGAAACTCATTGTCGAGGTTTTGAACGAGCAACCTCAAGTTTTATCTGCGGATGAATTTCCGTTGACAACCTTAGGCCCTCTCGAGCAACTTGCATATCCGGAAGACGTGATTGCTCAGAACTGGCCTGAAGCTAGTGAGCAAATCCCCATCTCCAGTCCGAACCTTGTGCCCGGATACACGACAAAAGATGATGCGGGCACAGATGGCGATGACACCATCCATTCGCCCATCTCCTTTTACCATGTGCCGAACTGTATTCAATCCCTCAAATCCATCAATGCATCCGAGACACCGAAGACGGTTGATTTGGTCTACCTTGACTTCATCGAGAAATACATCATACAGGCCGCCAAGTTTGCTGGTCTCGATGTCGATATTGCCAAGGAAAGCGATGTGTACATGCCAGACGTGTCTCTAACGAACCTGATTCTTGAATGGGTGAAGAAGAACTGGGAGTGTTGA